GATATGCACGAATTTTTGATAGCGATAGTGCCATCATCATTTAGCGAATACTGAGCAGTGGTATAAGTGCAGCCTTTTTCGAACCGCTGAGGTATAGCGGCTATTTCATACCATCTGCCGAGATAGCGGTTGAGATCCACCTTTGGAACTGTATCTAGCGGTTGTTCAAGAAGTTTTTTAATAATTAACGCTGCAGTCCCAAACACCAACGCTGCTGCAGCTATCATAGGAATAGATTTTTTCATTCAGCTATAACAATAAGAAGCTTAGATGGTTTATTGCAAGGAGATGAATATAAAAGCTTTCAGATCAAACCGGTCCGGTCTTTAAGCGGCAGTTTGGATACCACGAGCCTGTAAGAGTCACGAATCCACTCCCGCATGAGTGCATCGTCTGCAGATCCGTTGGGAATTATTGTATTCCAGTGTTTTTTATTCATATGGTAACCGGGAAGTACTTCAGGATATTGCTCTCTCAGCTCTATAGCTCTCTCAGGATCGCATTTTACATTAAATGTAAATGAGTTTAACGAAGCAAGGCTAAACATCTTTCCTTTGACTTTCATTACCAAGGTGTCGTCGCCAAACGGAAATCCTTCAATAACGCCGGGAAGGGAAAGACAGAAATCTCTGTATTCTTCTATATTCATATAAGTAGTACGGTTATCTGTTGGTGACAGGGGAGTCCGACGTTAAACCTTCCATCTCAATCTTCTGCTATATTGGCTGAGAATCCTGCTGCCGGTTTTCCTATTGATTTGTAGGCTCCTTCGCCATGCAGTATCGCTGCCAGGCTGGAGTTGTTTGTGATAACGGATGTAGCAGCTTTAATATCTTCATCATATTTGAAAGACTGCTCCATTCGCCCTTTCTGGAAATAATAACGCGATACTATTTCATTTTCGAGGATACGCTGTATTTCTTCTTTAAACTGTATGAAGTCGTTCTTTTTACTTACAGAGACTTTATTTTTCAGAGCTTCGTATTCAGCTTTGATCTCTGCCATTTTACTTTCTTTATCGGCTTCAGACTGGAGGTCGTTGAGCAGCCTTTCTGTTCTCGTATAGTAGTTATAGTCTTTATCCGACAAATAATTTATAAACTCGTTATATTCATTTGTACTTAACTTGAAGTGCCTGGGGTCATTCGGTTTTGGTTTCTCGTTTCGATATTTAGTTGCATAATCAAAAAAGTAATAGCGTGTTGCCAGCGTTTGCGAGATTGGGCTATATTTTACAGGCTTAACGAAAATATCGGGATAGATACCACTTCCATCATAAACGATACGTCCGCCGAGCGTTTTATAAGCAGAAATCAGAGAATCGGCTACTTTCTCCACACTGCCTTCTGAGGTACGGTGTGTGTAATCTAATGCCTGTATACATCTTCCGGAGGGGGTGTAATATTTCGCAACGGTGACCTTTACCAGGCTGTTGTAGGGGAGGTTAAAGGTTTGCTGAACAAGTCCCTTCCCAAAGCTTCGTTGTCCAATAACAGCGGCCCGGTCTAGATCCTGCAGCGACCCGGCTACAATTTCGGAAGCCGAGGCAGAACGATTGTTTATAAGTACTGCCAGCGGAAGGGTTGGCGCTATAGGGGAATTATAAGTTTTATATGTATAGGTTTTTTCTTGGTTGTTGCCCTTTTGAGTTACAACTTTCGTATTGGAAGCAACAAAAAGGTTAACAATCTTTACAGCTTCCTGCAGGATACCCCCTCCGTTAGAGCGGAGATCGAGAATCAGTCCGGTTGGTTTGTTCTTAAGGATGGTCATCAGCGCATTTTGAACTTCTGCACCAGAGTTTTCAAGAAACTTGTCGAGCTTAATATAGCCGATATTATTATCCAGCATTCCGAAATAGCTAATATTTGGTTGCGTTATCTCTGCGCGAACAATATCTTTTTCTATGGGGCTTGCCTCTCCGGGTCTATTAATCAGAAGCTTCAATGGTGTGTTTTTCGGCCCTTTTAACATTGAACTGACAAGCTCGTAAGGTCTGTTTTTTAGGGAGACGTTGTTTATCTTAATAATCTCATCGCCTGCGCGAATATCTGCTTTCTGAGCGGGAAATCCTTCAAAGGTGTCGGCTATGATAAATTTACCGTTTCTGTTCTGAATGCTCGTTCCAATGCCTCCATATTGGGTGCTCACATATTTCATGCGGTAATCTTCCATTTCGGATTCAGGCACAAATTCCGTGTATGGATCAAGGCTTTCAAGCATGGCATCAATCCCTGTTTGCATAAGCTTTGACGAATTTATCTCGTCGACATAATTCATGTTGAGCTCAGTGTACAGGGTAGAAAATATCTCGAGATTTTTTGACGCCTGAAAGTAATCGTCGCTGAAGGCCAAAGACAATCCGGCGATTCCCACAGAAGCTATAAGTATTTTTTTTCTGAGGTTTTTATTCAGTGTAAGCATAATGTTTTTCTATCATGTAAACGAAAACGGCTGTAATAGTGTACAGGATTATAAATATACCAGATGATTATGAGATTTAATAGATCTAAATCTTTTTTCTGCAGGAGGGTTCGCAGTGCCTGGATAAAAGAAAAGCCCCAGATGGAGCTTCCTTATAAACGATTATTATCAATATTAGCAAGTCCTTTTTCAAGGGTGAATACTACATATTCCCTGTTTCGTTTCAATCTGTTCATCAGGTGCTGAATAAGCTTCTCCTCTTCTCCAGGAGTGTAAATGAGGTCATCTTCAGAAAGTTCCCTGTATTTCCGTTTTACCTTAAGTTTAAGTCTTTCCCAGTCCGACTTGCTTATACTGATCTCTGCCATAATTTTCTTTGTTACAAAATTATAAATTTTGTCGTCTTGTTAAAGCTGATCAGAATATACTTCGTCAACATTTTTAAAATTCAGGTGTTGTTGACTTAATATTGACTGATACGTGAAAATTAAATTATAAAAATTATGAAAAAAATCATTCTACTAAGCTGTTTATGCGTCGCAATGAGTTTTGCGTCATTCGCACAGCTTCCCTCTTTTAATCTGGGAGTAAAAGCAGGGCTTAATTTGGCAACTCTGAAGTCGGACAATTTTTTCGGTGAAGAAAATCGCCTGGGTTATCAGTTCGGTGTATGGGCTCGCTTAGGGGGTGCAGGTTTCTATGTCCAGCCAGAGGCTTATCTGGCCGGAAAGGGTGGAAAGTTTGATCTGAGCCAGGACAACGGCGT
The window above is part of the Arcticibacter tournemirensis genome. Proteins encoded here:
- a CDS encoding MmcQ/YjbR family DNA-binding protein, which codes for MNIEEYRDFCLSLPGVIEGFPFGDDTLVMKVKGKMFSLASLNSFTFNVKCDPERAIELREQYPEVLPGYHMNKKHWNTIIPNGSADDALMREWIRDSYRLVVSKLPLKDRTGLI
- a CDS encoding S41 family peptidase; protein product: MLTLNKNLRKKILIASVGIAGLSLAFSDDYFQASKNLEIFSTLYTELNMNYVDEINSSKLMQTGIDAMLESLDPYTEFVPESEMEDYRMKYVSTQYGGIGTSIQNRNGKFIIADTFEGFPAQKADIRAGDEIIKINNVSLKNRPYELVSSMLKGPKNTPLKLLINRPGEASPIEKDIVRAEITQPNISYFGMLDNNIGYIKLDKFLENSGAEVQNALMTILKNKPTGLILDLRSNGGGILQEAVKIVNLFVASNTKVVTQKGNNQEKTYTYKTYNSPIAPTLPLAVLINNRSASASEIVAGSLQDLDRAAVIGQRSFGKGLVQQTFNLPYNSLVKVTVAKYYTPSGRCIQALDYTHRTSEGSVEKVADSLISAYKTLGGRIVYDGSGIYPDIFVKPVKYSPISQTLATRYYFFDYATKYRNEKPKPNDPRHFKLSTNEYNEFINYLSDKDYNYYTRTERLLNDLQSEADKESKMAEIKAEYEALKNKVSVSKKNDFIQFKEEIQRILENEIVSRYYFQKGRMEQSFKYDEDIKAATSVITNNSSLAAILHGEGAYKSIGKPAAGFSANIAED